The following coding sequences lie in one Deltaproteobacteria bacterium genomic window:
- a CDS encoding zinc-binding dehydrogenase, whose product MRQIWITKAGAPEVLQVREAPDPEVTPGCVRVRVRAAGINFADLMARVGLYPDAPPLPCVVGYEVAGVIDAVGAGVTDLAIGDRVFGMPRFGGYTDTLVIPAAQTFHIPESMGFEQAAALPVVYLTAYYMMFFTGNLRPGSHVLVHSAAGGVGQAAIQLAKTRDCVVYGTASAGKHAFLREQGCDHPIDAAGDWSTAVRQLVGDRGLDLVLDAVGGPSWKRGYDLLGPAGRLVCFGISGAAAGKTRSLVTAIGQLLRIKKYSPIDLMNDNRTVGGCNMGHLFDRLDLLRPQFEALLELYREGKISPRVDKTFAFDDAAAAHHYLHDRKAMGKVLLVP is encoded by the coding sequence ATGCGGCAGATCTGGATCACGAAAGCAGGTGCGCCCGAGGTGCTGCAGGTTCGCGAGGCGCCGGATCCCGAGGTCACGCCGGGCTGCGTGCGCGTGCGTGTGCGCGCGGCGGGCATCAACTTCGCCGACTTGATGGCGCGCGTGGGCCTGTATCCCGATGCGCCGCCGCTGCCGTGCGTGGTCGGCTACGAGGTCGCGGGTGTGATCGATGCGGTCGGTGCGGGCGTCACCGATCTCGCGATCGGCGATCGCGTGTTCGGCATGCCGCGCTTCGGCGGCTACACCGACACGCTGGTGATCCCCGCCGCGCAGACCTTTCACATCCCCGAGTCGATGGGCTTCGAGCAGGCCGCGGCGCTGCCGGTGGTGTACCTGACCGCGTACTACATGATGTTCTTCACCGGCAACCTGCGACCCGGCTCGCACGTGCTCGTGCACTCGGCAGCCGGTGGTGTGGGGCAGGCGGCGATCCAGCTGGCGAAGACCCGCGACTGCGTCGTGTACGGCACGGCGTCGGCGGGCAAGCACGCGTTCCTGCGCGAGCAGGGCTGCGATCATCCCATCGATGCCGCCGGTGATTGGTCGACCGCGGTGCGGCAGCTGGTCGGCGATCGCGGCCTCGACCTCGTGCTCGATGCCGTTGGCGGCCCCTCGTGGAAGCGCGGCTACGACCTGCTCGGGCCCGCCGGTCGGCTGGTGTGCTTCGGCATCTCCGGTGCCGCAGCGGGCAAGACCCGCAGCCTCGTGACCGCGATCGGCCAGCTGCTTCGCATCAAGAAGTACAGCCCCATCGATCTCATGAACGACAACCGCACCGTCGGCGGCTGCAACATGGGACACCTGTTCGACCGCCTCGATCTGCTGCGGCCGCAATTCGAAGCACTGCTCGAGCTGTATCGCGAGGGCAAGATCTCACCGCGCGTCGACAAGACCTTCGCGTTCGACGACGCCGCGGCGGCGCACCACTACCTGCACGACCGCAAGGCGATGGGCAAGGTGCTGCTGGTGCCGTGA
- a CDS encoding PHB depolymerase family esterase, producing MFGAVITTLLRVGLVTALLMPATAAASGSWSSSPISGMTTHVYAPSSTSPIGEGRALLIGLHGCVQTGANLRDQVPFDASAEATGTVIALPEVPMGGVIAGCWDYYGANHDRSSRHDDDLLALVDALLADPELDIDPDQVYLAGLSSGAGEAAVMGCLAPDVFAGIGIAAGPAIGTSESQIAFVTTTAEQAGASCTSLAGAHASSFATQQVVVIAGTMDYTVAQDYARIHAEMFAALYGGLTSAPLDVTTLPGAMPQGTAEVYADDDGERITRVSMQGVGHAWPTGTGSGYDLYFVSPGGFDFAGYMLASFQANNRRVGAGPSGSDSGGGDASGSSDAGDADGTTDDGVGSLSGGDDGSGASDAAGAEGGLAGDDGSGCACRADGGARPSLAFALLALAAGRRRRFHGTSSTLPIALRSCR from the coding sequence ATGTTCGGCGCCGTGATCACGACCCTGCTTCGTGTCGGCCTCGTCACTGCGTTGCTGATGCCCGCGACCGCGGCCGCCAGCGGGAGCTGGTCGAGCTCGCCGATCTCGGGCATGACCACGCACGTCTACGCGCCCAGCTCGACGAGTCCCATCGGTGAGGGTCGCGCGCTCCTCATCGGCCTGCACGGCTGCGTGCAGACCGGCGCCAACCTGCGTGACCAAGTCCCGTTCGACGCGAGCGCCGAGGCCACCGGCACGGTGATCGCCCTGCCCGAGGTGCCCATGGGTGGCGTGATCGCGGGGTGCTGGGACTACTACGGTGCGAACCACGATCGCAGCAGCCGTCACGACGACGACCTCCTCGCCTTGGTCGACGCGCTGCTCGCCGATCCGGAGCTCGACATCGATCCCGATCAGGTCTACCTCGCCGGACTCTCCTCGGGCGCCGGCGAGGCCGCGGTGATGGGCTGCCTCGCGCCCGACGTGTTCGCCGGCATCGGCATCGCTGCGGGCCCGGCCATCGGCACCAGTGAGAGTCAGATCGCGTTCGTGACCACCACCGCCGAGCAAGCAGGCGCGAGCTGCACGAGCTTGGCCGGTGCCCACGCGTCGTCGTTCGCGACGCAACAGGTCGTCGTCATCGCCGGCACGATGGACTACACCGTGGCCCAGGACTACGCGCGGATCCACGCCGAGATGTTCGCCGCGCTGTACGGCGGGCTCACCAGCGCGCCGCTCGACGTCACGACATTGCCCGGCGCCATGCCGCAGGGCACCGCCGAGGTCTACGCCGACGACGACGGCGAACGCATCACGCGCGTGTCGATGCAGGGCGTGGGTCATGCGTGGCCCACCGGCACGGGCAGCGGCTACGACCTCTACTTCGTGTCACCGGGCGGCTTCGACTTCGCGGGCTACATGCTGGCGTCGTTCCAGGCCAACAATCGCAGGGTCGGGGCCGGGCCGAGCGGCAGCGATTCGGGCGGTGGCGACGCGAGCGGATCGAGCGACGCCGGCGATGCCGACGGCACCACCGACGACGGCGTGGGTAGCCTCTCCGGCGGTGACGACGGTAGTGGCGCGAGCGATGCGGCCGGCGCCGAGGGTGGACTGGCCGGCGACGATGGCAGTGGTTGCGCGTGTCGGGCCGACGGTGGCGCGCGTCCGTCCCTCGCGTTCGCCCTGCTCGCGTTGGCGGCGGGCCGGCGTCGGCGATTTCACGGCACCAGCAGCACCTTGCCCATCGCCTTGCGGTCGTGCAGGTAG
- a CDS encoding DUF3427 domain-containing protein yields MAKARAELADGVYEHLVTDELAARIAAVLDTRTVEQDELDAGDAHVVLAQHLAHEFLRVLDDVPRSERPAGQIEIANRVLASIGADDIRSVVVGSRIAAPGRVLKAIHAGAAPIRPETPLSQSTLLTRNRAEPALGHELAREVACADRIDALIAFVTMSGVRALRDSLDAVARRPGGVRMRLLTTVFTGTTQVEALAYLARLPGVEVRVSYDTQRTRLHAKAWMFWREGGLHTAYVGSANLTSTALGSGQEWMVKLCAADLAHVVEKIDATFETLWNDPEFERFDPDNPEHETRLRRALGNQRSRDERTPFLFELRPYAFQLEILDRLEAERVVHGRRRNLVVAATGTGKTVLAALDYVRQRKGGVAPTLLFLAHRQELLEQARETFRHALRDPAFGELLAGGAEPERWEHVFATIQSAASRRLIERHGAAYFRYVVIDECHHAPADSYQKIVPHLRPDILLGLTATPERTDNRSLLPDFDGHIAAELRLWHALDRQLLVPFEYYGVSDGVDLRQIHWQKTGYDTIGLSTLYTGHEARVELMVRRLAERVDDIRAIRALAFCVSIEHAEYIAAELTRRNIPALAVHGETPSALRHDAPRRLRERDVNVLCTCDLYNEGVDLPFVDTLLLLRPTNSATLFMQQIGRGLRRHVDKTSCLVLDLVGQHRAEFRFDATLAAITGIPRARLAKAVEDRFPFLPSGCVLQLDAVARQQVLASLRRQLAGAQRMLEEMKELAQEDGQPPTMARFLEATGREIDDVYRGPGGSWTRLRQRAGFAENIDEDTEELARRFGWLLHVDETSRLDAWTQALAEAAPGTAMDAMRLTMLDFQLQHRGTVRQPEETVAALCASQEAHSELLQLVGVLRDRVGHATEVYPVPEWPLALHRRYTRRELLVAVGYVSAGEKGSTPQGGILQLKESKRELLLVTLDKSNRSFSPRTRYRDYAISRELFHWETQSAASVARESGKRYIHSPHNGWSFYLFVRETTEDAYAFVGPVVYERHEGDRPIGIVWRLGRPLAAELFDRFATLSSG; encoded by the coding sequence ATGGCGAAGGCGCGTGCGGAGCTGGCGGATGGTGTCTACGAGCACCTCGTCACCGACGAGCTCGCCGCGCGCATCGCGGCAGTGCTCGACACTCGCACGGTCGAGCAGGACGAGCTCGACGCCGGTGATGCGCACGTGGTGCTCGCGCAGCACCTCGCCCATGAGTTCTTGCGTGTGCTCGACGACGTGCCGCGCAGCGAGCGTCCGGCGGGGCAGATCGAGATCGCGAATCGAGTGCTCGCGTCGATCGGTGCCGACGACATTCGCTCGGTGGTCGTGGGGTCCCGCATTGCGGCGCCCGGCCGTGTCTTGAAGGCGATCCACGCCGGCGCAGCTCCCATTCGGCCGGAGACGCCGCTCTCGCAGAGCACATTGCTCACGCGCAATCGTGCCGAGCCTGCACTCGGGCACGAGCTCGCGCGTGAGGTCGCGTGTGCCGATCGCATCGACGCCCTGATCGCGTTCGTGACGATGAGCGGCGTCCGTGCGCTCCGCGACTCGCTCGACGCGGTCGCGCGACGACCGGGGGGCGTGCGGATGCGCCTGCTGACGACGGTGTTCACGGGCACGACGCAGGTCGAGGCGCTCGCGTATCTGGCTCGGCTCCCGGGTGTCGAGGTGCGCGTGTCGTACGACACCCAGCGCACGCGACTCCACGCCAAGGCGTGGATGTTCTGGCGCGAGGGCGGCCTGCACACGGCGTACGTCGGCTCCGCGAATCTCACGTCGACCGCGCTGGGTAGCGGGCAGGAGTGGATGGTCAAGCTGTGCGCAGCCGACCTGGCCCACGTCGTCGAGAAGATCGACGCCACGTTCGAGACCCTGTGGAATGATCCCGAGTTCGAGCGATTCGACCCCGACAACCCGGAGCACGAGACGCGACTTCGACGCGCGCTGGGAAACCAACGCAGCCGCGACGAACGCACACCGTTTCTGTTCGAGCTGCGTCCGTACGCGTTCCAGTTGGAGATCCTCGATCGACTCGAAGCCGAACGGGTCGTTCACGGGCGGCGTCGCAACCTCGTCGTTGCCGCCACCGGCACCGGGAAGACGGTGCTCGCGGCGCTCGACTACGTTCGACAGCGCAAAGGCGGCGTCGCGCCTACGCTGCTGTTCCTCGCGCATCGGCAGGAGCTACTCGAGCAGGCGCGCGAGACATTCAGACACGCCTTGCGTGATCCAGCGTTCGGCGAGCTGTTGGCCGGAGGTGCGGAACCCGAACGGTGGGAGCACGTCTTCGCGACGATCCAGAGCGCGGCCTCACGAAGGCTGATCGAGCGCCACGGCGCGGCGTACTTTCGCTATGTCGTGATCGACGAGTGTCATCACGCGCCGGCGGACTCATACCAGAAGATCGTTCCGCACCTGCGCCCAGACATCTTGCTCGGGCTGACGGCAACGCCGGAGCGCACCGACAACCGCTCGCTGCTGCCCGACTTCGACGGGCACATCGCCGCGGAGCTGCGCCTCTGGCATGCGCTCGACAGGCAGCTGCTGGTGCCGTTCGAGTACTACGGCGTGTCCGACGGTGTCGACCTCCGGCAGATCCATTGGCAGAAGACGGGCTACGACACCATTGGTCTGAGCACGCTGTACACCGGTCATGAAGCGCGCGTCGAGCTGATGGTCCGTCGGCTCGCCGAGCGCGTGGACGACATCCGGGCGATCCGGGCGCTCGCATTCTGCGTGTCGATCGAGCACGCCGAGTACATCGCTGCGGAGCTCACACGCCGGAACATCCCTGCGCTCGCCGTGCACGGCGAGACCCCGTCGGCGCTCCGACACGACGCACCTCGCCGGCTCCGCGAGCGCGACGTCAACGTGCTGTGCACGTGCGACCTCTACAACGAGGGTGTCGACCTCCCGTTCGTCGACACCCTGTTGCTGCTGCGACCGACGAACAGCGCGACCTTGTTCATGCAGCAGATCGGCCGCGGGCTGCGCCGTCACGTCGACAAAACCAGCTGCCTGGTGCTCGACTTGGTCGGACAGCACCGCGCGGAGTTTCGCTTCGACGCGACACTCGCCGCAATCACCGGCATCCCGCGCGCGCGGCTGGCCAAGGCCGTGGAGGATCGTTTTCCGTTCTTGCCGAGCGGATGCGTGCTCCAGCTCGATGCCGTGGCGCGACAGCAGGTACTCGCGTCGCTGCGTCGTCAGCTCGCGGGCGCGCAGCGAATGCTCGAAGAGATGAAGGAGCTCGCGCAGGAGGACGGTCAGCCGCCGACGATGGCGCGATTCCTCGAGGCGACCGGGCGCGAGATCGACGACGTGTACCGCGGCCCGGGCGGCAGTTGGACGCGGCTGCGGCAGCGTGCCGGGTTCGCCGAGAACATCGACGAAGACACCGAGGAGCTTGCGCGGCGCTTCGGGTGGTTGCTGCACGTCGACGAGACGAGCCGGCTCGATGCGTGGACGCAGGCCTTGGCCGAGGCTGCGCCCGGCACCGCCATGGATGCGATGCGTCTCACGATGCTCGACTTCCAGCTGCAGCATCGCGGAACCGTCCGGCAGCCAGAGGAGACGGTCGCAGCGTTGTGTGCATCGCAGGAGGCGCACAGCGAGCTCCTGCAATTGGTCGGGGTGCTGCGCGATCGCGTCGGGCACGCGACCGAGGTCTACCCGGTGCCCGAGTGGCCACTGGCGCTGCACCGCCGCTATACGCGGCGCGAGCTGCTGGTCGCGGTCGGCTACGTCAGCGCTGGCGAGAAGGGGAGCACGCCGCAGGGCGGGATCCTGCAGCTCAAGGAGAGCAAGCGCGAGCTGCTGCTGGTCACGCTCGACAAGTCGAACAGGAGCTTCTCGCCGAGGACGCGGTACCGCGATTATGCGATCAGCAGGGAGCTGTTCCACTGGGAGACGCAGTCGGCCGCGAGCGTCGCGCGGGAGTCAGGGAAGCGGTACATCCACAGCCCGCACAACGGCTGGTCGTTCTACCTGTTCGTGCGGGAGACCACCGAGGATGCGTATGCGTTCGTCGGCCCCGTCGTCTACGAACGACACGAGGGCGATCGACCGATCGGCATCGTCTGGCGACTCGGGCGGCCGTTGGCCGCAGAGCTGTTCGATCGGTTTGCTACGCTGTCGTCGGGCTAG
- a CDS encoding VPLPA-CTERM sorting domain-containing protein translates to MPERWTTAPRRRLRGITVVAWLGLHAQAWALAPLPEGPTGIAAKYVADEGIGDDPEVIVFDDFESYAASSDLDAHWESVYQYQNIAFATAPEDVFAGAQSLEFTLPQGDGEVSNAVTKWISPEPDVMFLRYYTKFDGAFAITGSSHNGGMIASHYFNGHDATPGIPADGTNKWLVTLENLRESPQTASPGLLNVYIYHPEQRDDYGDHFFPTGLVAPNTSLPYDFGPDFTPRPDVIQPLQTWQCMELMVVANTPGQRDGRIAAWIDGALVADWPNLRLRDVPELTIDRIWLAFHAGNNAAGETRKWYDNVVVASAYIGPIGDGSAPGDTTGAASDGGGDGSSDAGTGNDGPGASGGTAAGDDASTLGADGSTTASSAADGAETDAGAQGQDQAASGCSCASSSPNPATAWLLVAGLGFGAARRRRQRPVACGRAAGSKRAR, encoded by the coding sequence ATGCCCGAGCGATGGACGACCGCCCCTCGACGACGACTGCGCGGAATCACCGTGGTGGCCTGGCTGGGCCTGCATGCGCAGGCGTGGGCGCTCGCGCCACTGCCCGAGGGGCCGACCGGGATCGCGGCGAAGTACGTCGCGGACGAGGGCATCGGCGACGATCCCGAGGTCATCGTGTTCGACGACTTCGAGAGCTACGCCGCGTCGAGCGACCTCGACGCCCACTGGGAGTCGGTCTACCAGTACCAGAACATCGCATTCGCCACCGCACCCGAGGACGTCTTCGCCGGCGCGCAGTCGCTCGAGTTCACGCTTCCGCAGGGCGATGGCGAGGTGTCGAACGCGGTGACCAAGTGGATCAGCCCCGAGCCGGACGTCATGTTCCTGCGCTACTACACCAAGTTCGACGGCGCGTTCGCGATCACCGGCTCGAGCCACAACGGCGGGATGATCGCCTCGCACTACTTCAACGGCCACGACGCGACGCCGGGCATCCCCGCCGACGGCACCAACAAGTGGCTCGTCACACTCGAGAACCTCCGCGAGTCGCCGCAGACCGCCTCGCCGGGCCTCTTGAACGTGTACATCTACCATCCCGAGCAGCGCGACGATTACGGCGACCACTTCTTCCCGACCGGTCTGGTGGCGCCCAACACCAGCCTGCCCTACGACTTCGGTCCCGACTTCACCCCGCGCCCCGATGTCATCCAACCGCTACAGACGTGGCAATGCATGGAGCTCATGGTGGTGGCCAACACGCCGGGGCAACGCGATGGACGCATCGCAGCGTGGATCGACGGGGCATTGGTGGCGGACTGGCCGAACCTGCGGCTGCGGGACGTGCCCGAGCTGACCATCGATCGGATCTGGTTGGCGTTCCACGCCGGTAACAACGCCGCGGGCGAGACCCGCAAGTGGTACGACAACGTCGTCGTGGCCAGCGCGTACATCGGGCCCATCGGCGACGGCAGTGCGCCGGGCGACACCACCGGAGCTGCATCCGACGGCGGTGGCGACGGCAGCAGCGACGCCGGCACCGGCAACGATGGCCCGGGCGCGAGCGGTGGCACGGCCGCGGGCGACGATGCCTCGACACTCGGCGCGGACGGATCGACGACGGCAAGCTCGGCCGCCGACGGGGCCGAAACCGATGCCGGCGCGCAGGGGCAAGACCAGGCCGCCTCCGGATGTAGCTGCGCGAGTTCGTCGCCGAACCCGGCGACTGCGTGGCTGCTCGTGGCTGGCCTGGGGTTCGGCGCGGCGCGGCGACGACGGCAACGACCCGTCGCGTGCGGCCGCGCAGCCGGGTCGAAGCGGGCGCGATGA
- a CDS encoding M28 family peptidase, which translates to MTGHRTRYGLALALTTACATDDGAAAATTDPATDTATDTATNTTSVTQGSTGAVMTGGSETSATASTSSADSTGDANPCNDSPEALAGCVDADAWADDLAFVAAPRVPGAPHWQEVQDLCADRLTALGYETVRYDYGSGVDVIGRRVGATAPNEVVLIGAHYDHIADCDGADDNASGVAAALEIARILAMGQFDRTTMIACWDEEETGLDGSVAFVDAAAGGSDEFVMYFNFDGIGYRSTAENSQTVPTGFDLVFAEQYANLMTNGFKGDFIALIANSTAHDAAQALYEQATGLGVTAVVLEIPAGAETSDLFADLRRSDHAAFWDGGLPAVFATDTANFRNPHYHCMGGPDDVVDIDQAFAVGVTAATAAAAAISLGLH; encoded by the coding sequence ATGACAGGGCACAGGACGAGGTATGGGCTGGCGCTCGCGCTGACGACCGCGTGTGCGACCGACGACGGAGCCGCCGCAGCAACCACGGATCCGGCCACGGATACGGCCACGGATACGGCCACGAACACCACGTCCGTCACGCAGGGATCGACCGGTGCGGTGATGACTGGCGGCAGCGAGACGAGCGCGACCGCATCCACCTCATCCGCGGATTCCACCGGCGACGCCAACCCGTGCAACGACTCGCCGGAGGCGCTCGCCGGCTGTGTCGACGCCGACGCCTGGGCCGACGACCTCGCGTTCGTGGCGGCGCCGCGCGTGCCCGGTGCTCCGCACTGGCAGGAGGTCCAGGACCTGTGCGCCGATCGCCTGACCGCGCTCGGCTACGAGACCGTGCGCTACGACTACGGCAGCGGCGTCGACGTGATTGGGCGACGCGTGGGTGCCACGGCGCCGAACGAGGTGGTGTTGATCGGCGCCCACTACGATCACATCGCCGATTGCGACGGCGCCGACGACAACGCCAGTGGCGTGGCCGCGGCCCTCGAGATCGCGCGGATCCTCGCGATGGGCCAGTTCGATCGCACGACGATGATCGCCTGCTGGGACGAAGAGGAAACCGGCCTCGATGGTTCGGTCGCGTTCGTCGACGCCGCGGCCGGGGGCAGCGACGAGTTCGTCATGTACTTCAACTTCGACGGCATCGGCTATCGCTCCACCGCAGAGAACTCGCAGACGGTACCGACCGGCTTCGACCTCGTGTTCGCCGAGCAGTACGCGAACCTGATGACCAACGGCTTCAAGGGCGACTTCATCGCGCTCATCGCCAACTCGACCGCCCACGACGCCGCGCAGGCGCTGTACGAGCAGGCGACGGGGCTCGGCGTCACCGCGGTGGTCCTCGAGATCCCGGCGGGCGCCGAGACCAGCGACCTCTTTGCGGATCTTCGGCGATCCGATCACGCGGCGTTCTGGGATGGCGGACTCCCTGCGGTGTTTGCCACCGACACCGCCAACTTCCGCAACCCGCACTACCACTGCATGGGCGGCCCCGACGACGTCGTCGACATCGACCAAGCGTTCGCCGTCGGGGTCACCGCGGCCACCGCGGCGGCCGCGGCGATCAGCCTCGGCCTGCACTGA
- a CDS encoding DUF1501 domain-containing protein — translation MITRRTFLGSAAAAAALFGGAQLGRAHAGGEDLRFLFLHVEGGWDPLTVFAPMFDAPNIDMEAAAEPWTIGGLSLVDHPARPQTRAFFEAHHGSIALLNGVSVRSVNHETCAIVALTGATSEDRPDFGTILAYERRDVTSLPHLVMSGPAFPGPYSVFVSNARGQLQETIDGSLLGNADSPIVAPSAIPGRVVDRFLRDRSEAIRLAHPSIGHTADYAEALQRAKLLVDSRFELHLQSSNSFIGRSKTAIAALSSGLCRCASVGTDFNWDTHNDNSLQSGLFENLFIDLMDVIELLDQTMGPDGKPLRETTVVVVSSEMARTPALNATGGRDHWPYTSMMLMGPGIQGDRSFGGFSELYAGVGVGSDGGLDPAQAGIAAESIGATLLMLGGVDPGDYLHTTEPVPGVLA, via the coding sequence ATGATCACGCGACGTACATTCCTCGGTTCGGCGGCTGCGGCCGCTGCGTTGTTCGGCGGCGCACAGCTCGGCCGCGCCCACGCCGGCGGCGAAGACCTGCGGTTCCTGTTCCTGCACGTCGAGGGCGGCTGGGACCCACTCACGGTGTTCGCACCGATGTTCGACGCGCCCAACATCGACATGGAGGCGGCGGCCGAACCGTGGACGATCGGCGGGCTGTCGCTGGTCGACCATCCCGCGCGGCCACAGACCCGCGCGTTCTTCGAGGCGCACCACGGCTCGATTGCACTGCTCAATGGTGTGTCGGTGCGGAGCGTGAACCACGAGACCTGCGCGATCGTGGCGCTGACCGGTGCGACCTCGGAGGACCGTCCCGACTTCGGCACCATCCTCGCCTACGAGCGCCGCGACGTCACCTCGCTGCCGCACCTGGTGATGAGCGGGCCCGCGTTCCCCGGGCCCTACTCGGTGTTCGTCAGCAACGCCCGCGGGCAGCTGCAGGAGACCATCGACGGCTCACTGCTCGGCAACGCCGACTCACCGATCGTCGCGCCGAGCGCGATCCCCGGCCGCGTGGTCGATCGATTCCTGCGCGATCGATCGGAGGCGATACGGCTGGCCCATCCCTCGATCGGCCACACCGCCGACTACGCCGAGGCGCTGCAGCGCGCCAAGCTGCTGGTCGACAGCCGCTTCGAGCTGCACCTGCAGAGCAGCAACAGCTTCATCGGTCGCAGCAAGACCGCGATCGCAGCGCTGTCGTCGGGCCTGTGTCGCTGCGCCAGCGTGGGCACCGACTTCAACTGGGACACCCACAACGACAACAGCCTGCAGAGCGGCTTGTTCGAGAACCTCTTCATCGATCTCATGGATGTGATCGAGCTGCTCGACCAGACCATGGGGCCCGACGGCAAGCCGCTGCGCGAGACGACCGTCGTCGTGGTCAGCTCGGAGATGGCGCGCACGCCAGCGCTCAACGCCACCGGTGGGCGCGACCACTGGCCCTACACCTCGATGATGCTGATGGGCCCTGGCATCCAGGGCGATCGCAGCTTCGGCGGCTTCTCCGAGCTGTACGCCGGCGTCGGTGTCGGCAGTGACGGCGGGCTCGACCCGGCGCAGGCTGGCATCGCCGCCGAGTCGATCGGTGCCACCTTGCTGATGCTCGGCGGCGTCGACCCCGGCGACTACCTGCACACCACCGAGCCGGTCCCCGGAGTGCTCGCATGA
- a CDS encoding DUF1588 domain-containing protein: MKHIALATALGLAACKDDAASHDDGGPGSASASASASASAGSDGGDTSAGDDGSTGEATPPVDDPLDAVALLNRASLDLRGVRPSADELAQVEGDPAAVDGIIEGFVDDPAWAGRVKDIFAGAWRTRIDVYDAPDGVYGGEQPPAYHTAVGEEVLDLIAYVAMNDLPFREILLSPDTFVDPLLLSLWPLEQQAAGNEWLPPGTVRARYTDGRPQAGVLSLNAVYWRHPSTVENANRGRTNALSQALLCQSYLDRPIDFPTDLDLTDSESIRQAIREVGACQACHATLDPFASYLWGFMYPNEPSTTYSVAAERDWQIYTDTPPGFFGVPGERLVDLGQQIADDERFVSCTVRRVYEGMLGRDAVLQDEGALAEHREAFLASSLSLKALVRSILHDPSYRGVHWEPRFGGTPAPVPLKVAPVEVWSRSLTELSGYALEFGGRDGTRLDAAVRTLAGGSDRGDATDVSTGAVLVQRRLAEAGATWLVDNQGSSGGRLDEVLAGVDLEAAPSDATLVALVQTARAKTLDTDDPELVALAQLWTDAAAIDDTRGAWIALLTAVLADPDHLLY, translated from the coding sequence GTGAAGCACATTGCACTGGCGACCGCGTTGGGCCTGGCGGCCTGCAAGGACGACGCGGCGAGCCACGACGACGGCGGGCCGGGCTCGGCGTCGGCATCGGCATCGGCATCCGCATCGGCCGGCAGCGACGGTGGCGACACATCCGCCGGCGATGATGGCAGCACCGGCGAGGCGACACCGCCGGTGGACGACCCCCTCGATGCCGTCGCGCTGCTCAACCGCGCGAGCCTCGACCTCCGGGGCGTGCGCCCCTCCGCCGACGAGCTCGCGCAGGTCGAGGGCGATCCCGCCGCCGTCGATGGGATCATCGAGGGCTTCGTCGACGACCCCGCATGGGCGGGCCGCGTGAAGGACATCTTCGCGGGCGCCTGGCGCACGCGCATCGACGTGTACGACGCACCCGACGGTGTCTACGGCGGGGAGCAACCGCCCGCGTACCACACCGCCGTCGGCGAAGAAGTGCTCGATCTCATCGCGTACGTCGCGATGAACGACCTGCCGTTCCGCGAGATCCTGCTGAGCCCCGACACCTTCGTCGACCCGCTGTTGCTGTCGCTGTGGCCGCTCGAGCAGCAAGCTGCGGGCAACGAGTGGCTGCCGCCGGGCACCGTCCGCGCGCGCTACACCGACGGTCGCCCGCAGGCCGGCGTGCTCTCGCTCAACGCGGTCTACTGGCGGCATCCATCGACGGTCGAGAACGCCAACCGCGGACGCACCAACGCGCTATCCCAGGCGCTGCTGTGCCAGTCGTACCTCGATCGCCCGATCGACTTCCCCACCGACCTCGACCTCACCGACTCCGAGTCGATCCGCCAGGCGATCCGCGAGGTCGGTGCGTGTCAGGCCTGCCACGCGACGCTCGACCCGTTCGCGAGCTACCTGTGGGGCTTCATGTATCCCAACGAGCCCAGCACGACGTATTCGGTGGCGGCCGAGCGTGACTGGCAGATCTACACCGATACCCCGCCGGGCTTCTTCGGCGTGCCCGGCGAGCGGCTGGTCGATCTCGGCCAGCAGATCGCGGACGACGAGCGCTTCGTCTCGTGCACCGTGCGGCGCGTGTACGAGGGCATGCTCGGACGTGACGCAGTGCTGCAGGACGAGGGTGCGCTCGCCGAGCACCGCGAGGCGTTCCTCGCCTCGTCGCTGTCGCTCAAGGCGTTGGTGCGCTCGATCCTCCACGATCCGAGCTACCGCGGGGTGCACTGGGAGCCGCGATTCGGTGGCACGCCCGCGCCGGTGCCGCTCAAGGTCGCGCCGGTCGAGGTGTGGTCGCGATCGCTGACCGAGCTGTCGGGCTATGCGCTCGAGTTCGGTGGCCGCGACGGCACCCGCCTCGACGCCGCAGTGCGCACGTTGGCGGGCGGCTCCGATCGCGGTGACGCGACCGACGTCTCGACCGGCGCGGTGCTGGTGCAGCGTCGCCTCGCCGAGGCCGGCGCGACGTGGCTCGTCGACAACCAAGGCAGCAGCGGCGGCCGCCTCGACGAGGTGCTCGCCGGTGTCGACCTCGAGGCCGCGCCCAGCGACGCGACACTGGTGGCGTTGGTGCAGACCGCTCGCGCGAAGACCCTCGACACCGACGATCCCGAGCTGGTCGCACTGGCCCAGCTGTGGACCGACGCCGCCGCGATCGACGACACCCGTGGCGCGTGGATCGCCCTGCTGACGGCGGTCCTCGCCGATCCCGATCACCTCCTCTACTGA